From a region of the Mercurialis annua linkage group LG1-X, ddMerAnnu1.2, whole genome shotgun sequence genome:
- the LOC126665749 gene encoding umecyanin-like — protein MDRTGLFIILAALLLEAAFAATTYSVGDDMAWGVPRNISFYEGWSTNKTFQIGDSLEFKWAGVHNVLEVKSKSEYDNCTKSNGILKEMSPVTIPLTQNTTLFFICTIGPHCSLGQKVAIKVGNGVMPSSSPPPSPANSVNPRCSISDSLAAFSATLIFFFIYST, from the exons ATGGATCGGACTGGGTTGTTCATCATTTTAGCAGCTTTATTACTAGAAGCTGCATTTGCTGCGACAACATATTCAGTTGGAGATGACATGGCTTGGGGAGTTCCTCGCAATATTTCTTTCTATGAGGGCTGGTCTACCAATAAGACATTCCAGATTGGAGATTCATTAG AATTCAAGTGGGCGGGCGTACACAATGTATTAGAGGTGAAATCAAAGAGTGAATATGATAATTGCACAAAATCAAATGGAATACTTAAGGAAATGAGTCCAGTAACCATCCCTCTCACTCAAAATACTACTCTGTTCTTCATCTGTACCATCGGACCACACTGTTCTTTAGGGCAAAAGGTGGCAATTAAAGTCGGAAACGGAGTAATGCCGTCATCATCACCACCACCGTCGCCGGCAAACTCCGTAAATCCACGCTGCAGCATTAGTGACTCACTTGCAGCTTTCTCTGCTactctcatttttttctttatttactcTACATAA